A stretch of Macadamia integrifolia cultivar HAES 741 chromosome 7, SCU_Mint_v3, whole genome shotgun sequence DNA encodes these proteins:
- the LOC122083477 gene encoding pentatricopeptide repeat-containing protein At3g26630, chloroplastic-like translates to MYIGNDSSFLRTSDAFQVNPFPSSRRRLDSWDALSLLQNCRGFEQLKQIHGQIIRNGLSQNQILASKLLRLCSSYNRMDYAIPIFYQIQNPNTFTWNIMIRANTLNGKCHDALLLYNLMMRQGVPPDKFTFPFVIKACLVSSRIDRGKEVHALAIKTGFSEDIFLQNNLMDLYFKCGDSNYARKLFNKMHVRSVVTWTTMVSGLASAGELEAARTTFELMPVRNVVSWTAMINAYARNQQPHEAFERFRRMQLDNVKPNEYTLVSLLIACTELGSLSLGSWLHDFVLKNGFELGVFLGTALVDMYSKCGSLDDAKKVFNKMQHKSIATWNSMITSLGVHGKGEEALSVFAEMEKTNLRPDAITFVGVLCACVQTGLVDEGCRYFKCMTERYHILPTIDHYSCMFELLNRAGMLNEAYELRDILPVEPDADRWEDLLEENRVNGNAALEEVIYKHVRKLNHMRMGQPCEPSGLQPQYIKWEVG, encoded by the coding sequence ATGTATATTGGCAATGATTCATCCTTTTTAAGAACTTCTGATGCTTTTCAAGTTAATCCCTTTCCAAGCTCCAGAAGGCGACTTGATTCATgggatgctctctctctcctccaaaatTGTCGTGGATTCGAACAATTGAAACAAATTCATGGACAAATTATCAGAAATGGCCTCTCCCAAAACCAAATACTTGCATCCAAACTTCTCAGGCTTTGTTCTTCCTATAATAGAATGGATTATGCTATTCCTATATTCTatcaaatccaaaacccaaatacttTCACTTGGAACATCATGATCAGAGCAAACACCTTAAATGGAAAATGTCATGATGCTCTCCTCCTCTATAATCTGATGATGAGGCAAGGTGTGCCACCAGATAAGTTCACATTTCCATTTGTTATCAAAGCCTGCCTGGTTTCCTCTAGAATTGATAGAGGAAAAGAAGTCCATGCACTTGCCATCAAGACTGGATTTTCTGAAGACATCTTCTTGCAGAATAATTTGATGGATCTTTACTTCAAGTGTGGTGATTCAAACTATGCTCGTAAGTTATTCAACAAAATGCATGTGAGGAGTGTTGTTACATGGACGACTATGGTATCTGGTCTTGCTTCTGCTGGGGAGTTAGAAGCTGCTCGTACAACTTTTGAGCTTATGCCTGTTAGAAATGTTGTGTCATGGACGGCAATGATTAATGCTTATGCGAGAAACCAGCAACCCCATGAAGCATTTGAGCGTTTCAGGCGTATGCAGCTTGATAATGTGAAACCAAATGAGTACACGTTGGTTAGCTTGCTGATTGCCTGTACAGAATTAGGAAGTCTGAGTTTGGGAAGTTGGCTTCATGATTTTGTgctgaagaatgggtttgaattGGGTGTTTTCCTTGGGACGGCTCTTGTTGACATGTATAGTAAATGTGGTAGTCTAGATGATGCTAAGAAAGTGTTTAATAAGATGCAACATAAGAGCATAGCAACTTGGAATTCAATGATCACTAGCTTGGGTGTGCATGGGAAAGGAGAGGAAGCTCTTTCTGTTTTTGCTGAGATGGAGAAGACCAATCTACGGCCTGATGCAATAACTTTTGTGGGTGTTTTATGTGCATGTGTACAGACAGGTCTGGTGGATGAGGGTTGTAGATATTTCAAATGTATGACTGAACGCTATCATATTTTACCTACCATAGACCATTACAGTTGCATGTTTGAGCTGTTGAATCGTGCTGGCATGCTGAATGAGGCTTATGAATTGAGAGATATTCTGCCAGTCGAGCCAGATGCTGATAGATGGGAAGATTTGCTTGAGGAAAACAGGGTCAATGGTAATGCTGCTCTAGAGGAAGTTATATACAAGCATGTCAGGAAGCTAAACCATATGAGAATGGGTCAACCTTGTGAACCATCTGGACTTCAGCCTCAGTATATCAAGTGGGAAGTTGGCTGA